Proteins encoded together in one Penaeus vannamei isolate JL-2024 chromosome 41, ASM4276789v1, whole genome shotgun sequence window:
- the LOC138860374 gene encoding apidaecins type 73-like, which produces MKYLAFVLLAAAVCASQVEKREAEPSQGYPSTVPSYAGYTTHQIHKRSAAPEADAEPSHRRAHGRYFSVPATYAHSVRGFHKKSAGPEADAEPSVAYSSAAYSPAAPVYPPYSGHGYHKRSAEADASHGFSHGTYIPTPATYGGHSHHGLHKRSAEADASHGFSHGTYSPTPATYGGHSHHGLHKRSAEADASHGFSHGTYIPTPATYGGHSHHGLHKRSAEADASHGFSHGTYSPTPATYGGHSHHGLHKRSAEADASHGFSHGTYIPTPATYGGHSHHGLHKRSAEADASHGFSHGTYIPTPATYGGHSHHGLHKRSAEADASHGFSHGTYIPTPATYGGHSHHGLHKRSAEPEAEASTGYYSAPPVYVPVASYGHNVYRRSAEAEAEPPTPYAPVHHTPAPLYRPRYF; this is translated from the exons ATGAAGTATTTG GCGTTTGTGCTCCTGGCGGCTGCCGTTTGCGCTTCCCAAGTCGAGAAGCGAGAGGCGGAGCCCAGCCAAGGCTATCCTTCCACAGTCCCATCCTACGCAGGATATACTACCCACCAAATCCACAAGAGGTCAGCAGCGCCTGAAGCGGACGCTGAACCCTCTCATCGTCGTGCTCACGGAAGGTATTTCAGCGTTCCTGCAACCTATGCACACTCCGTTCGGGGCTTCCACAAGAAGTCTGCCGGTCCCGAAGCTGATGCTGAGCCCTCTGTTGCTTACTCCTCCGCAGCTTACAGCCCAGCTGCACCCGTCTACCCTCCTTACAGCGGTCACGGCTACCACAAGAGGTCTGCTGAAGCTGATGCTTCTCATGGATTCTCTCATGGAACCTACATCCCCACTCCCGCTACCTACGGAGGCCACTCCCACCATGGGCTCCACAAGAGGTCTGCTGAAGCTGATGCTTCTCATGGATTCTCTCATGGAACCTACAGCCCCACTCCCGCTACCTACGGAGGCCACTCCCACCATGGGCTCCACAAGAGGTCTGCTGAAGCTGATGCTTCTCATGGATTCTCTCATGGAACCTACATCCCCACTCCCGCTACCTACGGAGGCCACTCCCACCATGGGCTCCACAAGAGGTCTGCTGAAGCTGATGCTTCTCATGGATTCTCTCATGGAACCTACAGCCCCACTCCCGCTACCTACGGAGGCCACTCCCACCATGGGCTCCACAAGAGGTCTGCTGAAGCTGATGCTTCTCATGGATTCTCTCATGGAACCTACATCCCCACTCCCGCTACCTACGGAGGCCACTCCCACCATGGGCTCCACAAGAGGTCTGCTGAAGCTGATGCTTCTCATGGATTCTCTCATGGAACCTACATCCCCACTCCCGCTACCTACGGAGGCCACTCCCACCATGGGCTCCACAAGAGGTCTGCTGAAGCTGATGCTTCTCATGGATTCTCTCATGGAACCTACATCCCCACTCCCGCTACCTACGGAGGCCACTCCCACCATGGGCTCCACAAGAGGTCTGCGGAGCCTGAAGCCGAGGCTTCCACTGGCTATTATTCTGCACCTCCTGTGTATGTTCCAGTTGCGTCCTACGGCCACAATGTCTACAGGAGGTCTGCTGAAGCCGAGGCAGAACCACCCACCCCGTACGCCCCCGTGCACCACACACCTGCTCCTCTTTACCGACCCCGATATTTCTGA
- the LOC138860375 gene encoding uncharacterized protein, with protein MELRRLCSWRLPFALPKSRSERRSPAKAILPQSHPTQDILPTKSTRGQQRLKRTLNPLVVVLTEGISAFLQPMHTPFGASTRGLPILKLMLSPLSLTPPQLTAQLHPSTLLTAVTATTRGLLKLMLLMDSLMEPTSSLPLPTEATPTMGSTRGLRSLKPRPPLAIILHLLCMFQLRPTATMSTGGLLKPRQNRPPRTPPCTTHLLLFTDPDISETGKDSAI; from the exons ATGGAGCTTCG GCGGTTGTGCTCCTGGCGGCTGCCGTTTGCGCTTCCCAAGTCGAGAAGCGAGAGGCGGAGCCCAGCCAAGGCTATCCTTCCACAGTCCCATCCTACGCAGGATATACTACCCACCAAATCCACAAGAGGTCAGCAGCGCCTGAAGCGGACGCTGAACCCTCTCGTCGTCGTGCTCACGGAGGGCATTTCAGCGTTCCTGCAGCCTATGCACACTCCGTTCGGGGCTTCCACAAGAGGTCTGCCGATCCTGAAGCTGATGCTGAGCCCTCTGTCGCTTACTCCTCCGCAGCTTACAGCCCAGCTGCACCCGTCTACTCTCCTTACAGCGGTCACGGCTACCACAAGAGGTCTGCTGAAGCTGATGCTTCTCATGGATTCTCTCATGGAACCTACATCCTCACTCCCGCTACCTACGGAGGCCACTCCCACCATGGGCTCCACAAGAGGTCTGCGGAGCCTGAAGCCGAGGCCTCCACTGGCTATTATTCTGCACCTCCTGTGTATGTTCCAGTTGCGTCCTACGGCCACAATGTCTACAGGAG GTCTGCTGAAGCCGAGGCAGAACCGTCCACCCCGTACGCCCCCGTGCACCACACACCTGCTCCTCTTTACCGACCCCGATATTTCTGAGACCGGGAAGGACTCAGCGATCTAG
- the LOC138860376 gene encoding apidaecins type 73-like produces MELRWLLLILMSGLRYTTHQIHKRSAAPEADAEPSRRRAHGRHFSDPATYAHSVRGFHKRSADPEADAEPSVAYSSAAYSPAAPVYAPYSGHGYHKRSAEADASHGFSHGTHSLTPATYGGHSHHGLHKRSAEPDAEASTGYYSAPPVYVPVASYGHNVYRRSADAEASTGYYSAPPVYVPVASYGHNVYRRSADAEASTGYYSAPPVYVPVASYGHNVYRRSAEAEAEPSTPYAPVHHTPAPLYRPRYF; encoded by the exons ATGGAGCTTCG TTGGCTTCTGTTAATATTGATGTCAGGCTTGC GATATACTACCCACCAAATCCACAAGAGGTCAGCAGCGCCTGAAGCGGACGCTGAACCCTCTCGTCGTCGTGCTCACGGAAGGCATTTCAGCGATCCTGCAACCTATGCACACTCCGTTCGGGGCTTCCACAAGAGGTCTGCCGATCCTGAAGCTGATGCTGAGCCCTCTGTTGCTTACTCCTCCGCAGCTTACAGCCCAGCTGCACCCGTCTACGCTCCTTACAGCGGTCACGGCTACCACAAGAGGTCTGCTGAAGCTGATGCTTCTCATGGATTCTCTCATGGAACCCACAGCCTCACTCCCGCTACCTACGGAGGCCACTCCCACCATGGGCTCCACAAGAGGTCTGCGGAGCCTGACGCCGAGGCTTCCACTGGCTATTATTCTGCACCTCCTGTGTATGTTCCAGTTGCGTCCTACGGCCACAATGTCTACAGGAGGTCTGCTGACGCCGAGGCTTCCACTGGCTATTATTCTGCACCTCCTGTGTATGTTCCAGTTGCGTCCTACGGCCACAATGTCTACAGGAGGTCTGCTGACGCCGAGGCTTCCACTGGCTATTATTCTGCACCTCCTGTGTATGTTCCAGTTGCGTCCTACGGCCACAATGTCTACAGGAGGTCTGCTGAAGCCGAGGCAGAACCGTCCACCCCGTACGCCCCCGTGCACCACACACCTGCTCCTCTTTACCGACCCCGATATTTCTGA
- the LOC138860442 gene encoding apidaecins type 73-like yields MKYLAFVLLAAAVCASQVEKREAEPSQGYPSTVPSYAGYTTHQIYKRSAAPEADAEPSRRRAHGRHFSVPATYAHSVRGFHKRSADPEADAEPSVAYSSAAYSPAAPVYSPYSGHGYHKRSAEADASHGLSHGTYILTPATYRGHSHHGLHRRSAEPEAEASTGYYSAPPVYVPVASYGHNVYRRSAEAEAEPSTPYAPVHHTPAPLYRPRYF; encoded by the exons ATGAAGTATTTG GCGTTTGTGCTCCTGGCGGCTGCCGTTTGCGCTTCCCAAGTCGAGAAGCGAGAGGCGGAGCCCAGCCAAGGCTATCCTTCCACAGTCCCATCCTACGCAGGATATACTACCCACCAAATCTACAAGAGGTCAGCAGCGCCTGAAGCGGACGCTGAACCCTCTCGTCGTCGTGCTCACGGAAGGCACTTCAGCGTTCCTGCAACCTATGCACACTCCGTTCGGGGCTTCCACAAGAGGTCTGCCGATCCTGAAGCTGATGCTGAGCCCTCTGTTGCTTACTCCTCCGCAGCTTACAGCCCAGCTGCACCCGTCTACTCTCCCTACAGCGGTCACGGCTACCACAAGAGGTCTGCTGAAGCTGATGCTTCTCATGGATTATCTCATGGAACCTACATCCTCACTCCCGCTACCTACCGAGGCCACTCCCACCATGGGCTCCACAGGAGGTCTGCGGAGCCTGAAGCCGAGGCTTCCACTGGCTATTATTCTGCACCTCCTGTGTATGTTCCAGTTGCGTCCTACGGCCACAATGTCTACAGGAGGTCTGCTGAAGCCGAGGCAGAACCGTCCACCCCGTACGCCCCCGTGCACCACACACCTGCTCCTCTTTACCGACCCCGATATTTCTGA
- the LOC138860377 gene encoding apidaecins type 73-like produces MKYLAKPNDDFQASVLLAAAVCASQVEKREAEPSQGYPSTVPSYAGYTTHQIHKRSAEPEADAEPSQRRAHGGHFSVPATYAHFVRGFHKRSADPEADAEPSVAYSSAAYSPAAPVYPPYSGHGYHKRSAEADASRGFSHGTHSLTPATYQGHSHHGLHKRSAEPEAEASTGYYSAPPVYVPVASYGHNVYRRSAEAEAEPSTPYAPVHHTPAPLCRPRYF; encoded by the exons ATGAAGTATTTGGCaa AACCAAATGATGATTTCCAGGCGTCTGTGCTCCTGGCGGCTGCCGTTTGCGCTTCCCAAGTCGAGAAGCGAGAGGCGGAGCCCAGCCAAGGCTATCCTTCCACAGTCCCATCCTACGCAGGATATACTACCCACCAAATCCACAAGAGGTCAGCAGAGCCTGAAGCGGACGCTGAACCCTCTCAGCGTCGTGCTCACGGAGGGCATTTCAGCGTTCCTGCAACCTATGCACACTTCGTTCGGGGCTTCCACAAGAGGTCTGCCGATCCTGAGGCTGATGCTGAGCCCTCTGTTGCTTACTCCTCCGCAGCTTACAGCCCAGCTGCACCCGTCTACCCTCCTTACAGCGGTCACGGCTACCACAAGAGGTCTGCTGAAGCTGATGCTTCTCGTGGATTCTCTCATGGAACCCACAGCCTCACTCCCGCTACCTACCAAGGCCACTCCCACCATGGGCTCCACAAGAGGTCTGCGGAGCCTGAAGCCGAGGCTTCCACTGGCTATTATTCTGCACCTCCTGTGTATGTCCCAGTTGCGTCCTACGGCCACAATGTCTACAGGAGGTCTGCTGAAGCCGAGGCAGAACCGTCCACCCCGTACGCCCCCGTGCACCACACACCGGCTCCTCTTTGCCGACCCCGATATTTCTGA